A genomic window from Maridesulfovibrio sp. includes:
- a CDS encoding HAMP domain-containing sensor histidine kinase codes for MHTDSLFADDELIFPGDASGEAVAPSREPWHVLIVDDEPDVHSMTRMVLGDFEFEGRALEFTSTYSGEEAIEVLEGENDYAVVLLDVVMETNTAGLDVAHRIRNDLNNQFIRVILRTGQPGFAPEHTVITELEINDYWQKAELTSKRLSTSMTTALRSYRDLLKIELNRGSLAQMAMSVAHQIRNRTMTINGFAGIVARKLDPDSEIQEYLRTIAHETARLEDIVKSVSAFASIDHCDHYSAEVEDVMDEALEFCHGYARNLGRDVQLNVDVVSKTIDARPDLLAKVIIELVSNAIYFSDEQNPKVDISFKVEGVYNVLQVADNGICISETDMPYIFDPFFTTRPEAVGMGLCIVNRITSGYNWNTTVSCSDDGGAVFRVEIPL; via the coding sequence ATGCATACTGATAGTTTATTCGCAGATGATGAATTAATTTTTCCCGGGGATGCTTCAGGCGAAGCTGTGGCACCGTCCCGCGAACCGTGGCATGTGCTGATCGTCGATGACGAACCGGATGTTCATTCCATGACCAGGATGGTTCTAGGTGATTTCGAGTTCGAGGGACGCGCTCTTGAATTCACCAGTACATATTCCGGGGAGGAAGCAATTGAGGTTTTAGAGGGAGAAAACGATTATGCGGTGGTGCTCCTTGACGTTGTCATGGAGACCAATACTGCCGGACTGGATGTCGCACACCGGATTAGAAATGATCTCAACAACCAGTTCATCAGGGTCATCCTTCGTACAGGCCAGCCCGGGTTTGCACCGGAACATACTGTTATAACAGAACTGGAGATAAACGATTACTGGCAGAAAGCTGAACTGACTTCGAAGAGGTTGAGCACCTCTATGACGACTGCTCTTCGCTCATACCGGGACTTGCTCAAGATTGAGTTGAACCGTGGAAGTCTGGCCCAGATGGCCATGTCCGTAGCGCATCAGATACGTAACCGAACCATGACCATTAATGGTTTTGCCGGAATAGTCGCCCGCAAACTTGATCCTGATTCCGAGATTCAGGAATACCTTAGGACCATAGCGCACGAAACTGCACGTCTGGAAGATATTGTTAAAAGTGTTTCTGCTTTTGCTTCCATCGATCACTGTGATCATTATAGTGCTGAAGTCGAAGATGTGATGGATGAAGCTCTGGAATTCTGCCATGGGTATGCTAGAAATCTGGGCCGTGATGTTCAATTAAACGTAGATGTCGTTAGTAAGACTATAGATGCCCGTCCAGATCTGCTGGCAAAGGTTATAATCGAACTGGTTTCTAATGCGATATACTTTTCTGACGAGCAAAATCCTAAGGTTGATATAAGTTTTAAAGTGGAAGGTGTATATAATGTGCTGCAAGTAGCAGACAACGGGATCTGTATATCAGAAACAGATATGCCATACATCTTTGATCCTTTCTTTACTACCAGACCCGAAGCAGTGGGAATGGGACTATGTATTGTAAATAGAATTACCAGTGGATATAACTGGAATACAACTGTTTCCTGCTCAGATGATGGAGGAGCTGTTTTCAGGGTGGAAATTCCGCTGTGA
- a CDS encoding DUF3369 domain-containing protein: MVDSSNSVDNDELLFADEAPEVSNVRVVKNWKILIVDDEDDVHSTTRLVLADFSFEGAGLEFLSAYSAEEALSILKEYPDIAVILLDVVMETNHAGLQLVRTIREEMKNRMVRIILRTGQPGQAPERQVIIEYDINDYKHKAELTAQRLFTSVLSSLRSYRDLLVIEQNRRGLKHIIEASGSLFKQQSVGRLAQGVLTQVISLIGLRDSVYIEGNGVAVTSPEHGNMRIIASTGKYSECKASIEDCPVISDRTKEQLRQVSKNGAGCFIDCNYIGFLPTRHHGSHLLYVESCGNEFSEQDEDLLRIFSDNVGVAFDNIYLNQEILDTQKEIVRMLGEVVEFRSKETAFHVIRVSEIARILGMALGLDPTKVDELYYASPMHDVGKIGIPDSILLKPGKLTSEEVKIMRTHTEIGYNILRASNRQLLKTAATIAHEHHEYWDGSGYPQGLKGEEISIAGRIICITDVFDALCSERVYKDSWEVERALDYLKSHRETMFDPNLVDAFFENLDKIMAVREKYKDVL, from the coding sequence ATGGTTGATAGTTCAAATTCAGTTGATAATGATGAGCTCCTTTTTGCGGATGAAGCGCCAGAAGTGAGCAATGTAAGAGTCGTTAAAAATTGGAAAATACTTATCGTAGATGATGAGGATGATGTTCATAGTACCACGCGGCTTGTGTTGGCGGATTTCTCTTTTGAGGGTGCCGGCCTTGAGTTTTTGAGTGCGTATTCGGCTGAAGAGGCACTCTCTATTTTAAAAGAGTATCCGGACATTGCCGTTATCCTGCTTGATGTTGTCATGGAAACAAATCATGCCGGTCTTCAATTAGTGCGGACTATCCGTGAAGAAATGAAGAACCGTATGGTTCGTATTATTTTGCGTACAGGGCAGCCGGGGCAGGCTCCTGAACGGCAGGTCATTATTGAGTACGATATTAATGACTACAAACATAAGGCAGAGCTTACAGCGCAACGGTTGTTTACTTCTGTTCTCTCCTCACTGCGTTCATACAGGGACTTGCTGGTTATTGAGCAAAACCGCAGAGGACTTAAGCATATTATTGAGGCTTCAGGCAGTCTTTTCAAGCAGCAATCTGTTGGACGTCTTGCCCAAGGAGTACTTACACAGGTTATTTCCCTGATCGGTCTGCGTGACTCTGTTTACATAGAAGGTAATGGAGTTGCTGTAACCAGTCCTGAGCATGGTAATATGCGGATAATTGCATCAACAGGTAAATACTCAGAATGTAAGGCCTCAATTGAAGATTGCCCGGTTATTTCAGATCGAACCAAGGAACAGTTGAGACAAGTTAGTAAGAATGGGGCCGGCTGTTTTATTGACTGTAATTACATAGGGTTCCTGCCAACACGACACCATGGTTCGCATCTATTATATGTGGAAAGCTGTGGTAACGAGTTCAGCGAACAGGATGAAGATCTGCTGCGTATCTTCTCAGACAATGTAGGTGTCGCTTTCGACAATATTTATCTTAATCAGGAAATTCTGGATACACAGAAAGAAATTGTGCGCATGCTTGGCGAGGTAGTTGAATTCCGTTCCAAGGAAACAGCTTTTCATGTCATTCGGGTTTCTGAAATTGCCAGGATTCTGGGAATGGCTTTGGGACTTGATCCGACTAAAGTGGATGAACTTTACTATGCTTCACCGATGCATGATGTCGGAAAAATCGGTATTCCTGATTCAATTCTTCTCAAGCCTGGTAAGCTCACCAGCGAAGAAGTTAAGATTATGCGTACGCATACAGAAATAGGGTACAATATCTTGCGGGCAAGTAACCGCCAATTGCTTAAAACAGCGGCCACAATCGCCCACGAGCACCATGAATACTGGGATGGATCGGGGTATCCTCAGGGTTTAAAGGGAGAGGAGATTAGTATTGCCGGACGTATTATCTGTATTACCGATGTGTTCGATGCCTTATGCAGCGAGAGAGTATATAAAGATTCATGGGAAGTGGAACGGGCACTGGATTATCTCAAATCACACCGGGAAACAATGTTTGATCCAAACTTGGTAGATGCTTTTTTTGAGAATCTGGACAAGATTATGGCTGTTAGGGAAAAGTATAAGGATGTTTTGTAG
- the plsY gene encoding glycerol-3-phosphate 1-O-acyltransferase PlsY, producing the protein MLWIFWLVFAYFLGSIPFGLFIGKICCNLDIRTEGSKSTGATNVARLCGFKYGVAALVLDVAKGFVPVLMACQYSHNWVFISLVAAAAVLGHVFSIFLDMKGGKAVATTIGVFLALAPVATIYSIILLLAVIGLSGFVSMGSLTFAVALPFFSLVTGSIGMVPLACGMTLLLFWTHRENIRRLAKGEENSWKKKK; encoded by the coding sequence ATGCTCTGGATATTCTGGCTGGTTTTCGCCTACTTTCTGGGATCCATTCCCTTTGGACTTTTTATCGGCAAAATATGCTGCAACCTGGACATTCGTACCGAAGGCAGCAAAAGCACCGGAGCCACAAACGTCGCCCGCCTGTGCGGATTCAAGTATGGTGTGGCAGCTCTGGTTCTCGATGTAGCAAAAGGTTTTGTTCCTGTGCTCATGGCATGCCAGTACAGCCATAACTGGGTTTTCATCTCCCTTGTTGCCGCGGCTGCGGTTCTTGGACATGTATTTTCCATATTTCTTGATATGAAAGGCGGCAAAGCTGTTGCCACAACTATCGGCGTGTTTCTGGCGCTGGCCCCCGTGGCGACGATATACTCCATCATCTTACTGCTGGCAGTTATCGGCCTTTCCGGATTTGTTTCTATGGGGTCGCTGACCTTTGCGGTGGCACTGCCGTTCTTCTCTCTGGTAACTGGTTCTATCGGCATGGTTCCGCTGGCATGCGGAATGACCCTGCTACTGTTCTGGACTCACAGGGAAAACATAAGACGTTTGGCTAAAGGCGAAGAAAATTCCTGGAAAAAGAAAAAATAA
- a CDS encoding ribonuclease catalytic domain-containing protein, producing the protein MSLFKDGRYIAPGNIVEFMHGNQPQLAFVMEEQSGKLKLYTINKRETKMPAARVLPWIGPQYSASATRQEMLDYMVTHQEKRGELQASLDIMEIWELAQGEVEKAPLSWFAGLLWENPDEDQVSALGRAMIAAKTHFKFQAPEFIIYTQEKVELRLQQQAEEKAHEEIMSAGQELFKNIWTARESGGKIRPDRIPEMSDKIAEGLKNFLMDRIAGLNEENSNKMWSVLRKGLPDHPHLPLLLAQGWGIVHPHHNYLLDEAEYIFDDSWSEEHSADIERLVKAVETKAGNICPLPMRSIDSATTRDIDDAFNIKKREDGGYTLTIALARPCMDWDFGSPLDQAVMNRSTSIYLPEGTSHMMPEALGIGAFSLFSGEIRPALVTTFELNESGILQSVTPHTGWVKITDNSTYLAVEQMLEDGSDDEMALAYELSEKLLQERIKHGAIVIRRPEPELALEGWPQQTKVLISSKEATTRADQIISEFMILANSGLGNFAEEKGFPLLYRTQDIALPSDLSGIITEPHEIYIRVRQMVPPQMDTTPKKHATLAVTGYSPITSPLRRYADFLNMAQLCHYLVEGLPKWDAETLKNIADSLQLRLQSVIKIQRFRPRYWKLLYLAQNKKSWHHSVVVDDSGPLATLAMPEIQINVRVPRPMLGDKLYPGQEFQIRFNKIDPLTNELRVVEAMEE; encoded by the coding sequence ATGTCCCTATTCAAGGATGGACGCTACATAGCACCCGGAAATATTGTAGAATTCATGCACGGCAACCAGCCGCAACTGGCATTTGTCATGGAAGAACAATCCGGGAAGCTTAAGCTTTACACCATTAATAAACGCGAAACCAAAATGCCTGCGGCACGGGTGCTCCCATGGATCGGGCCACAATATTCAGCGTCCGCCACTCGTCAGGAAATGCTTGATTATATGGTCACGCATCAGGAAAAAAGAGGCGAGCTGCAAGCAAGCCTTGATATCATGGAAATATGGGAACTGGCGCAGGGCGAAGTAGAAAAAGCCCCTCTAAGTTGGTTTGCCGGACTTCTTTGGGAAAATCCTGATGAAGATCAGGTATCCGCCCTTGGGCGGGCCATGATCGCGGCAAAGACCCACTTTAAATTTCAGGCTCCTGAATTCATAATCTACACGCAAGAAAAAGTTGAACTCCGCTTACAGCAGCAGGCGGAGGAAAAAGCGCATGAAGAAATCATGAGCGCCGGACAGGAACTTTTCAAAAATATTTGGACCGCCCGAGAATCCGGGGGAAAAATCAGGCCGGACCGTATTCCCGAAATGTCGGACAAGATCGCTGAAGGACTGAAAAATTTTCTCATGGACCGTATTGCCGGCCTTAATGAAGAAAATTCCAATAAAATGTGGTCTGTATTGCGTAAGGGTTTACCTGACCATCCGCACCTGCCGCTGCTGCTGGCACAGGGATGGGGCATAGTTCATCCGCACCATAACTACCTGCTGGACGAAGCTGAATATATCTTCGACGACAGCTGGTCGGAAGAGCACAGCGCCGACATTGAAAGATTGGTTAAAGCAGTTGAAACAAAAGCAGGGAACATCTGCCCGCTGCCCATGCGCAGTATTGATTCCGCAACGACCAGAGATATTGACGATGCCTTTAATATCAAAAAAAGGGAAGACGGCGGATATACCCTTACCATAGCTCTCGCCAGACCGTGCATGGATTGGGATTTCGGGTCCCCTCTGGATCAGGCTGTAATGAACCGCAGTACGAGTATTTATCTCCCTGAAGGTACCAGCCACATGATGCCTGAGGCGCTAGGCATCGGTGCTTTCAGTCTTTTTTCCGGAGAAATAAGACCGGCCCTGGTCACAACTTTTGAACTGAACGAGTCAGGAATTCTGCAATCTGTAACTCCGCATACAGGCTGGGTCAAAATAACCGACAACTCAACTTACCTAGCAGTTGAGCAGATGCTTGAAGACGGCAGTGACGATGAAATGGCGCTTGCTTATGAACTTTCTGAAAAACTTTTGCAGGAACGCATTAAGCATGGAGCTATTGTGATCCGCAGACCGGAGCCGGAACTTGCTCTTGAAGGGTGGCCGCAGCAGACCAAAGTATTGATTTCTTCTAAAGAAGCAACTACCCGCGCAGACCAGATCATAAGTGAATTCATGATACTTGCCAACTCCGGTCTTGGTAACTTCGCGGAAGAAAAAGGCTTTCCCCTTCTCTACCGGACACAAGATATAGCCCTGCCTTCTGACCTGAGCGGCATTATCACTGAACCGCATGAAATCTATATCCGCGTTCGGCAAATGGTTCCACCTCAAATGGATACCACACCAAAAAAGCACGCCACGCTTGCCGTTACCGGATACAGCCCTATCACATCTCCCCTCAGAAGGTATGCCGATTTCCTGAATATGGCCCAGCTCTGCCACTATCTTGTGGAAGGCCTGCCTAAATGGGATGCGGAAACGCTAAAGAACATAGCAGACAGCTTGCAATTACGTTTGCAATCAGTGATAAAAATTCAACGCTTCAGGCCTCGTTACTGGAAGCTGCTTTACCTGGCACAGAACAAAAAAAGCTGGCACCACAGTGTGGTTGTCGATGATAGCGGCCCTCTCGCTACATTAGCCATGCCTGAAATACAGATCAATGTACGGGTTCCCCGTCCGATGCTCGGCGACAAGCTGTACCCGGGGCAGGAATTCCAGATACGCTTCAATAAAATTGATCCGCTAACCAATGAATTGCGGGTTGTTGAGGCTATGGAAGAATAA